The window GCGGCTATCTGCTCGTCGCGCCCGGCACCGCCTCGACGGCGATCGAGGGCGTCTATGCGGCCGGCGACGTCACCGACCATGTCTATCGCCAGGCCGTCACGGCGGCGGGCATGGGCTGCATGGCCGCCCTCGAGGCCGTGCGCTTCCTCGCCGAGCAGGACCACATCCGCGACCGTCACCCGATCAGCCATGCCGAGGCCGAGAAGATCGGCGTCTGGTAGGGCTGCGGCGTGGGTAAGCGCTGGCGGCCATAAGGCCGCCAGCTTAAAAGGCCCATCAGAGCCCGGCGGCGCGAATGAAGACGGCCTCGAACTGAGCACCGGTCTTTCGCCTGAAGGTCACGGTTTTGGGCACCCCCGGCTCGAAGGCCATATGCTTCTTGAGCACGAAGACGCTGTTGCCGGGCACATCGGTACCGTCAATCCTGACCAGCTCGTCCCCGACCGCGACTCCCGCCTCCATGGCCTGAGAGTCCGCCTGGACCTGCTGGACCACGATCTTGGCGACGGTGGTCTTGGTCAGTCCTGTGGTCATCACCTGAACGGAAAAACCGATCTTTCTCGCCCTCGGCTTGGCGCCGGCCTCTGCTGACACGGCCAGGGCAAGCATGGTCACTCCGAACACAACAGACCGGCGCAAGGGGGCGAGCTTGATCTTGTCGGCGGCGGTCATGCGCATGGGTTCCTGAATTGAGGCCTGTCCGGACCTTCTAGTCAGGCAGATCGCAAAGACCCATGGCCCCAAAACGCCTAGCTCATATGCATTTATGCATGGATTGGCCCTGCGCCCCCGGACAGGGATCTTGCTAGGGAACGCCTCGCTTGCCGATGGGCGGGCAACTGCGCCGATCCGGTAGAGGCCTTAGCCCAGTTCTGCGCCCACTCCGAAGACGGCGCGGACCATGGGATAGGCCGGTCGCCCTGCCGGCCCTGACCCTAGTTCAAGGGCGACAACAGGTTCGGCGGCCGCTGTTTCGGCTTGGGCGGCGGGGCCTTGGGGGTCTCGGCAACGGGCGGCTTTTCAGCGGCAACCTCCGGAAGCTTGTCCAGGGCGCGGTTGATCTCGGCGATCTCTTCGGGCGTCGGGATCCGGCGACCGGCGACCGTCCCTTCGAACTTCAGGCGTTCACCGCCGGGGGCCGTGGCGTCGGGCACCGCAACCAGATGGGCCCCCGGGGCCAGGGTCGAGGGGATCAGGCCTGCTGCCTGGGCCTGGGCCAGGACCTGGGTATTGACCACCGCCCCGGCGGCCAGGGCCTCGGCTGGGGCGGCTTCGAGGGTACGGGCGTCACCGGCCAGCAGGATGTCGGCGGTCACGTCCTCACCGCCACGATACTTGCCCTTGAACGCCGCCAGGGTGCCCGACGGTCCGGTCCAGCGATAGAAGATGTGCTGCCCCACCTGGCGCAGCTTGACCAGGGTCGGGGCCCAATAGGGCGCGACATAGCTGGCGTGATAGTGGGTGGCGACACCCACATCCTTCATCACGAAGCCATTGAGGGCGCGGCGGGCCACCGACTCAGCCGAGGCCCAGAGCTGCGGATTGGGTTCGCGGGCCAGGGAGCCGTCGCAGGTGAAGCTGAACTGGCAACCGGTGGCGCGGGCGGCACCTTCATAGATCACGCCGCAGACGGTCTTGGGATAGCCCGGATGCCGCATGCGGTTGAGCACGGTCTGGGCCACGGCCTCCTGGCCGGCCAGGGGCTCGAAGGCGGATTCGAAATAGACCGCCTGGGCCAGGCAGCGCAGAGCCTTGGTGCGGTCCTCGACCGACGCCTTCAGCACGAACGGCTTCGCCGGCTCGATAGCCAGGGGCGCGGGCCGGCGCAGGCTGTTGATCAGGCGAGCCGTGTCGAAATCGGGCGCGGCATCGGAAAAGCGCGGGATCGAGGCCAGGTCGATCCGCTCCCAGCCGGGCACGCGACCCCAGTAGCGGGTATGGGGCCGGGGATCATGCCGACGGGCCAGGCTGAGCATGGCCGGATCCATATTGGCCACATAGCGGGTCAGGGCGGCGTCGGAGAAGCCCCGCGTCACCCGCGCCACCCCGGCCTCACGGCCATAGCCGCGCGGCACATAATAGGTGGCGCATGCGGAAAGGCCGCCCAGCAGCAAAAGCCCCAGGGCGGCCTTGATCCAAGACTTGGAAACGGCGGTCAACACGAAGCGGCTATTTGCCGCCCAGGGTCGCGCGGATCATCCAGGCGTGTTTCTCGTGGGCCTGCAGGCGCTGGGTCAGGAGGTCGGCGGTCGCTTCATCGCCCGCGTCGTCAGCGGCCGGAAAGGCGGCGCGCAGGGTGGCGATCACCGTCTCGTTGTCCTGCTTCAACTCGGTCAGCATGGCCTCCCAGTCTTGTTCGGGATCGCCATCCTTGATGCTGGAGAGATTGCCGAAGGCGGCATAGCCCTGCGGGGCCAGCTCGCCCAGGGCGCGAATGCGTTCAGCGATGGTGTCCAGCGCCGCCCACTCTTCCGAGTACTGACCTTCAAGCAAAACGTGCAGCGACTGGAAGTTGGGGCCTCTGACGTTCCAGTGATAGCCATGCGTCTTCAGATAGAGCGCATAGCTGTCGGCCAGGACCTTGTTCAGGCCGGCGGCGATCTCGCCGCGCTGTTTCGCCGAAAGACCGGTATTGGGGGCGGCGGCCATTCTCATCTCCCGTGTTGCGTGTTCTAGGTAAGCTCGTCCATGGTCTTGGCAAGCCTTGTTTCGGCGGAGAGCGACAAAGGTGAGTGAGGACATTTCAGCCCCATCCGTTGCCGACCGTGCACGCCTCCACGGACTGATAAGCGCGTGGCTGATCCCTCCCGTTCCACCGCCGGCCTGGCATTGCGCGCTGGCAACCCTGATCGCGACCGCAGCCGCCATTCTGATGCGCGTCACCCTGCTGGGCCTGAGCGGCGGCGTCGGGGCGACCCAGACCTTTTTCCCGGCCATTGTCCTGGTCACCCTCTATGCCGGCTGGAAATGGGGACTGGGTCCCATTGTCGCCGGCGCGGCCTTCGGCTGGTGGCTCTGGGGCGGCCGCGATGGCGAAACCCTGTCAGAAGACGAGATCGCCACCCTGGTGATCTTCCTGCTCTCCTCCACGATCACCCTGATCGTCGCCGAGGGGCTTAGGGGGGCCCTGCGGGGCCTTTCAGAGGCCCGTCGCCAACAGATGGATGCGGAAACCCGGCTGGAACTGACCCAGTCGGCAGCGGGTGTCGGCCCCTGGGACTGGGACATCCCCACCGATACCCTCTATCTGTCTCAAGGGGCCCGGCAGAATCTCGGCCTCTCACCCGACGAGCCCATTACCTGGGCCAATCTGGTCGATCACGTCCATCCCGACGATCGCGCCATGGTCGCCGAACGCATCCGCAACTCGGTCCGGGCCGGCGAGGCCTATGAGGTCGAGTATCGCCTCGCTGACCTGAGCCGGGGGGAACGCTGGATCCATGGGCGCGGCGAGGTCCGTCGCGACGACACCGGCCGGGCGGTTCGGATCCTGGGCCTGAACTTCGACGTCACCCGGCGGCGCCGCGACGAGGAGCGCGTGCGCGAGAGCGAAGCCCGCTTCCGCAGCCTGGCCGACAGCGCCCCGGCCCTTATGTGGATGTCACGGGTCGGCGGCCAGCGCGACTTCGTCAACAAGGCCTATTCTGACTTTGCCGGCTGCGACTATGAGGAAGCCCTGGTGCTGGACTGGCGCACGCGGCTGGATCCGCGCGACCTGCCCGTCATTCTCAAGGGCCAGATCGCCGGCGAGGGCAGCCGCAAGCCCTTCAGCCTGGAAGGCCGCTATCGCCGCGCTGATGGCGAATGGCGCTGGCTGAAATCCTTTTCCCAGCCTCGCCATGCCCCTGACGGGGCCTTTGACGGTTTCATCGGTATCGCCTTCGACAATACCGATGCCAAGCAGGCCGAGGCGGACCTGGCCAGCGTCAATGAACTGCTGGCCGAGCGTGTTCAGGCCGCCGTCGCCGAGCGGGATGCGGCCCAGGCCGCCCTGTTCCAGTCCCAGAAGCTGGAGGCCATCGGCCAGTTGACCGGCGGCGTGGCCCACGACTTCAATAACCTGCTGACCGTGATCATCGGTGCGCTGGATGTGGTCGAGCGGCATCCGGAGGACGAGGCGCGTCGCCAGCGCATGATCGCCGCCGCCCTGGCCGCCGCCAAACGCGGCGAAAAGCTCACCCAGCATTTGCTGGCCTTCGCCCGCCGCCAGCCGCTTCGGCCAGAGATCTGCCGTATCGATCACCTGATCGCGGAAAGCGAAGGCCTGTTGCGTCGCGCCCTGGGCGACGCCTACGATTTCCGCCTGCGACTGGGGGGCGGCATTCGCAATGTCCTGGTGGATTCCGGCCAGTTCGAGGCCGCCCTGCTCAACCTCGTGGTCAATGCCCGCGATGCGACGCCGGCCGGCGGCGAGATCACCATCGAGACCCGCCCCGTGACCTTGCCGGTCGGGTTCGGCGATCTGGGCCCGGGTCAGTATCTGAGGGTGGCGGTCCGCGACACGGGGTCCGGCATGGATGTCGAGACAGCGGCGCGGGCGGTCGAGCCGTTCTTCACGACCAAGCCGCCCGGCGAGGGCACCGGCCTTGGCCTGTCCCAGGTCTATGGCTTCGCCCGGCAAAGCGGCGGCTCGGTGGACATCGAAACCCGCCCGGGTCAGGGGGCCTGCGTCGCCATGTTGCTGCCCATCGCCGAGGCCGCGGATCTGCCGACGGCTTCGGCCGCCATTGATCCGATCGCCAATCAGGTTCCGACCCGTGTGCTGCTGGTGGAAGACGATCCCCAGGTCGCCGAAATGGTCGACGCCATGCTTAGCGATCTGGGCCACACGGTAAGCCGGGCGGCCGGCGTCGACGAAGCCCTCGACTGCCTGGCACGGGATCCCGCCATCGGACTGGTCCTCAGCGACGTGATCATGCCGGGTGGCCGCAGCGGCGTCGACCTGGCCGAGTCCCTGGCCCGGAGCCACCCCGGCCTGCCGGTGGTGCTCTGCTCCGGATATACGGGTGGCGACCAGGGTCGCGCCCAGGCGGGGGCCTGGCCGTTCCTGAGCAAGCCCTTCTCGCTCGACAGCCTGGCACGGGCACTGAGCGCGGCTCGGACGCCCTGAAGCGTCCGAAGCGGGACACCTCTTTGCAAGCTCATCACAAAGGGCTATATGTGTTTCGTCACTTATGCTCAATTTCAGCATAAGCCGGACGCCGGAACGGTTAGCCCTGCTCCGGCGTTTTTTGAGGCCCCACAAATGCTCAGATTGAGCATAAGCGAGGATCACATGGCCGACGGGTTTGCCGCCTTGGAGTTCACCCCGCAGATCGAAGCGGAGACCGCCAACGTATGGGACAAGGTCAAGCACCATGTCACACCGCTGGAGTGGCGCAGCCAGGCCCCGCTGATCGCCGAGATCAACCGGCTCAAGCGCGAGAAGAATGCCGCGATCCTGGCCCACAACTACATGACCCCCGACATCTTCCACGGGGTGGGTGACTTCGTCGGCGACAGCCTGGCCCTGGCCAAGGAAGCCGCCAAGAGCGACGCCCAGATCATCGTCCAGGCCGGCGTGCACTTCATGGCCGAGACCAGCAAGGTCCTGTCGCCCCAGAAGAAGATCCTGATCCCGGACCTCAAGGCCGGCTGTAGCCTGGCCTCCTCGATCACCGGTGCCGATGTCCGGCTGATCAAGCAGCGCTATCCGGGCGTGCCGGTGGTCACCTATGTCAACACCACCGCCGAGGTGAAGGCCGAGACCGACATCTGCTGCACCAGCGCCAATGCCGTGCAGGTGGTGGAGTGGGCCGCGCGCGAATGGGGGACCGACAAGGTCATCCTGATCCCCGACGAGTATCTGGCCCGCAACGTGGCGCGTCAGACCGAGGTGAAGATCATCGCCTGGGCCGGTCACTGCGAGGTGCACAAGCGCTTCACCGCCAGCGACATCGCCGACATGCGCGCGGCCTGGCCCGGTGCTGAGGTGCTGGCCCACCCCGAATGTCCGACCGAGATCCTGGAGGCCGCCGACTTCGCCGGATCGACCGCGGCGATGAACGACTATGTGGCGGCCCGCAAGCCGGCGCAGGTGGTGCTGATCACCGAATGCTCCATGGCCTCCAACGTCCAGGCCGAGAGCCCGCTGACCCAGTTCATCGGTCCCTGCAACCTGTGCCCGCACATGAAGCGCATCACCCTTCAGAACATCCACGACGCCCTGGTTCACGAGCAGTTCGAGGTGACGGTGGACGCCGACATCATCGACCGTGCGGCCCTGGCCGTGCAGCGGATGATCGACCTGCCACCGCCGCTTGTTCCCGCCCGCTACGACCTCGTGAAGGCCCGCCATCACGTGGACGTGGAGCTGATCTAGTCCCCTTTCCTCCCGCCCTCCCCGGGGAGTGTGACATGACCGATCGCCTGATCTTCGACGGCCCCGTGATCCTCGGGGCCGGTCTCGCCGGCCTGACCGCTGCCCTCGCGGCTGGGCGCGCCCTGGTGCTGTCTCCGACCCCGCTGGCGACCGGCTGCTCCAGCGCCTGGGCCCAGGGCGGCATGGCGGCGGCCCTGTCAGAGGACGACACCCCCGCCCTGCACGCGGCCGATACGGAGGCGGCCGGCGCGGGCCTGTGTGATCCCGAGGCGGTGGCCTTGCTGACCACCGAAGGCCCAGGGGCCGTCCGTGCGCTCGCTGCCCTCGGCGCGCCGTTTGACACCCGCGACGGCGACTTCACCCTCAGCCTGGAAGCGGCCCACTCCAAGGCCCGGGTCGCCCGCGTCGGCGGCGACGGGGCCGGGGCGGCGATCATGGCCGCTGTCATCGCCGCCGTCCGCGCGGCACCGGCCATCGAGATCCGCGAGCGAGCCCGCGCCCGCCGGCTGCTGCAGGACGCCTCCGGCCGCGTCATCGGCGTATTGGCCGATATCGACGGCCGGCTGGTCGAGATCCTCGCCCCCTCAGTCATCCTGGCCACCGGCGGGATCGGCGGCCTCTATGCCGTGACCACCACCCCCGCCGAGGTGCGCGGCGAGGGCCTGGGCCTGGCGGCCCTGGCCGGGGCGGTGATCGCCGACCCCGAGTTCGTGCAGTTCCACCCGACGGCCATCGACATCGGCCGCGACCCCGCGCCCCTGGCCACAGAAGCCCTGCGGGGCGAGGGCGCGATCCTGCGCAACAGCGACGCCCGCGCCTTCATGGAAGACTATCACCCGGCCCGGGAACTGGCCCCGCGCGACGTGGTGGCCCGCGCCATCCATGCCGAGCGCGAGGCGGGCCGGGGGGCCTTCCTCGATGCCACCGTGGTGGTCGGCGGCCACTTCCCCCAAGCGTTCCCGGCCGTCTTCGAAGCCTGCATGAGCGGCGGCGTTGATCCGCGCAGGGCCATGATCCCGGTGGTTCCAGCGGTCCACTATCACATGGGCGGCGTGGCTACCGATCTGGACGGCCAGACCTCCCTGGCAGGGCTCTATGCGGCCGGCGAATGCGCCGCCACCGGCGTGCACGGGGCCAATCGCCTGGCCTCCAACAGCCTGCTGGAGGCCGCCGTGTTCGGGGCCCGGGCCGGCCGCGCGGCGGCGGCGGTCAAGGCCAAAGGCGGCCCGCCGGTCCTGCTGGAGCCCCTCCCCGACCTGCCGGACGCCGCCCTGCAGGCCCTGCGCAAGGCCATGAGCCGCGACGCCGGTGTGATCCGCGAGGCTGAGGGCCTGACCCGTCTGCTGGCCGAGATCGACGGGCTGGAAGCCGCCCATGGACTCTGCCCGACCCTGATCGCCGCTCGCCTGATCGTCGACGCCGCCCTGGCCCGCGAAGAAAGCCGCGGCGGCCACTTCCGCGCCGACTTCCCGGAAACGGGCGAGGCGGTGCGCACGTTCGTCACGCTGCAAACCGAGAGCGCCGCCGTGCGCTATGCCGCCGAATGACCCTCTCACCGCTTCCCGATCTCCTGATACGTCCGATCATTGATCTCGCCCTGACCGAAGACCTCGGCCGGGCCGGTGACATCACAGGGGAGGCCTGTATCGATCCGGGTGCCCGCCTGTCGGTGGCCTGGGTCAGTCGTCAGGACGGCCGCGTCTCAGGCCTGTCCTGCGCCCGCCTGGCCCTGGCGGCGATGGATCCGACGGCGCGCTTCGAGATCGTCACCGCCGACGGCTCTGACTGCGCGCCGGGCACGGTACTGGCCCGGGCGGAAGGCAAGGCCCGCGCCGTGTTGATCGCCGAACGCACGGGACTGAACCTGCTGGGCCGGCTGTCGGGCATCGCCACCCTGACCCGGGCCTATGTCCGCGCGGTCGAGGGCACGGGCGCGACCATCGTCGATACCCGCAAGACCACCCCGGGCCTGAGGGCCCTGGAGAAATATGCGGTGCGCTGTGGCGGCGGGACCAACCACCGCTTCGGCCTGGATGACGCTATCCTGATCAAGGACAACCACGTCGCCGCCTGCGGTGGGGTCGGTGAAGCCGTCCGACGGGCGCGGGCCTTCGCCGGCCATCTGGTCAAGGTGGAAGTCGAGGTCGACGGCCTGGACCAACTGGAAGACGCCCTGAAGCACAGCCCGGACGTGGTGATGCTGGACAATTTCAGCCTCGACGACCTGCGGACGGCCGTGGCCCTGGCCAAGGGCCGGGCGGTGCTGGAGGCCTCGGGCGGCGTCAACCTGACCACTGTGCGGGCCATCGCGGAAACCGGCGTGGACGTGATCAGCGTCGGGGCCCTGACCCACTCGGCACCAGTGCTGGATATCGGGCTGGACGCGGTCTGAGGTGATGCAGATGCTCGCCCTCTGGGGGAGCTGTCGGCAAAGCCGACTGAGGGGGACAGCTGGGCATTCGCCGCGACATCCCCCTCCGGCCCTGTGGGCAACCTCCCCCCAAAAGGGGGAGGAGCTAGGCCTTAGCCCCAGATCTTCATCAGTTCCCGCACAACCATCACCGCCAGGGTGATCGTCGAGGTCGCAAACAGCAGGAACCGCAGGTTCACGACGTTCACCGTCACCTGCACCAGGCTGTGCAACACCCGCAGGCCCACATAGGCCCAGGCCAGCTTCATCGCCAGATCGTCGCCATGACCGGCTACGGCGATCGCCAGGGCGGCGGCGTAGAAGATGGTCGGCTGTTCCATCAGATGGTTGTAGTTGTCGGCCGCCTGGCGCGGCCCGGCGGGCAGGACGTCCAGCGAGCCCGGAAAGGCGGCGTCCTGCGGCTTGACGCCGGCCTTGGCCATGGCCGGGATGCGGCGGATATACATCCACAGCCAGATCACCAGCGACCAGGCCACCAGCGCCATTACCGGCGCGATCATCGTGTTCATTTGGAGCGTCCCTCCCCGGACGTTTTGTTTGTGCGGGGAGGTTAGACGCAGAACAGTGATCTTGCGAAGCCTGACGTGCGGGAAAGATGCTCCCCCTCTGGGGGAGCTGTCGCGGAGCGACTGAGGGGGATAGCTGGACCTAGGCCGCGCGACCCCCTCCGGCCCTCTGGGCCACCTCCCCCCAAGAGGGGAGGATCTACGCCTTAGGCCCGGTCGCGGAAGGGATCGGCCGGATAGACCCCGAGGATCTCGAAGGTCTCGGAGAAGAAGCGCAGCTCGTCGAAGGCCAGGGCCAGGCTGCGGTCCTCGGGACGACCATCGACCTCGGCATAGAAGATGGTGGCCGTGAAGGCACCGCCCTCCATGTAGCTCTCCAGCTTGGTCATGTTGACGCCGTTGGTCGCAAAGCCGCCCATGGCCTTGTAGAGCGCGGCCGGCAGGTTGCGGACCTTGAACACGAAGCTGGTCACGCAGCGATGGGTGAAGGCCGGTGGCTCGGGAGAGGTCTCGGCCGTCATCACCAGGAAGCGGGTGGTGTTGTGGCGCTCGTCTTCGATGTCGCTGGCCAGGATGTCGAGACCATAGATCTCGGCCGCCAGGGCCGGGGCCACGGCCCCACGGGTCGGGTCGGGCCTCAGGGCCAGGGCCTTGGCCGCACCGGCCGTGTCGCCGGCCGACTCGGTGGTGACGCCCAGCTTGCGCAGGCTGTTGCGGCACTGGGCCAGGGCGATCGGCATCGAGGCCACCACCTTGATGTCCTCCAGCTTGACCCCGGCATTGGCCATCAGCTGGAAGCGGATCGGCTTGAAGCGTTCACCGATGATCTTCAGGCCCGAAGCCGGCAACAGATGGTGCACATCGGCGACCCGACCGGCGATCGAGTTCTCGATCGGGATCATGCCCAAGGCGCAGACCCCGGACTTGATGGCCTCAAAGGCCTCCTGGAAGGTGGCGCAGGGATAGGCTTCATAGTCCGGAAAATAGGTGCGGCAGGCCTCGTGGCTGTTGGCGCCGGGTTCGCCCTGAAAGGCGATCTTCTTGAGGATGCTCATGCTGTCTTCCGGGCCTGCTCACGGGCCGCTTCAAGGTCAGAGGGATTATCGACGGAGATCGGCGCTTCGGGGGCCACGGCGGCGCGGATCGTCATGCCCAGCTCCATGGCGCGCAGCTGCTCCAGCTTCTCGCGCTGTTCGAGCGCCGAAGGGGCTGCAGCGTTGAAGGCTTCCAGTGCCTCGCGCCGATAGCCGTAGATGCCGATATGGCGCCAGATCGGGCCGTCGCCATAAAGGGTCGACCGGGTGAAATAGAGGGCCCGGCCGCTCGTGCCGTCATCCTCCATGGCCAGGACAGCCTTGACCACGTCCGGATTGGTCCGGTCTGAGGGCGAGGCTTCGGCCGCAACGACGGTAGCGATGTCGCAATCCCCGAAGTCCTGCAACAGGCCGGCGCAGGCGCTCAGCACCGACGGATCGACAAAGGGCATGTCGCCTTGCAGGTTGATGACCACATCGTGCTCGAAATGGGGATCAAGCTCGGCCAGGGCCGCCAGGATGCGGTCCGAGCCGGAGGGCAGTTGCGGGTCGGTCAGCACGGCGCGACCACCTGCCGCATGCACGGCCTCGACGATCTCGCGATCCCCCGCAGCCACCGCCACAGGGCCGATATTGGCCTTGAGCGCCTGGTTCAGAACGCGGACAATCATGGGCAAGCCGCCGATATCGGCCAGGGGCTTGTCCGGAAGGCGGGTGGCGGCCATCCGTGCGGGGATCAGGACGATAGGGTTCATGAGTTCAATATCGCTGCTGCCCGGTTGCGCGAGGGGCGGTAGCGTGTAAGAGACGCGAGCGCAATAAGAGGCGCGCGCGGGGGATTCCCCGCCGCGGGTTTGGGCCCCGCCCCCGGCGGGCCGGTAAGAGGCTGACAAGGCTGAGATGAGCGACCTGACGTTCAACAAAATCGCTGGCGGCGTGCTGCTGACCGGCCTCGTTATTTTCGGTCTGCGGGAAGCATCGACCATCGTGTTCCAGAAGCACGAGGTCGAAAAGGCCGGTTACGAAATCGCGGTCGAGGAGACCACCGGAGGCGGCGGTGCCGCTGCGGTCGAGGTCGCGCCTGACTGGGGTACCGCCCTGCTGCTGCCGGCCAATATCGCCGCTGGCCAGGCCGTCGCGGCCAAGTGCGCTGCCTGCCACAAGATGGACCCGTCGAACCCCAACAGCATCGGTCCGGGCCTGTACGCCATTCTGGGCCACAAGCCCGGTTCGCACGCCGGCTTCGCCTATTCCAGCGCGATGAAGGAATTCGGCGCCAAGAACCCGGTGTGGGATTATGACCACATGTACGAGTTCCTGAAGGCACCCGGTAAGTACATCTCCGGCACCAACATGACCTTCGTCGGCCTGAAGAAGCCGGAAGATCGCGTTGCGATCATCGCCTATCTGCACAGCCTGGGTTCGACCCTGCCGGTTCCGGCTCCCAAGCCGGCTGAAGCTGCTGCTCCGGCTGCGGCCGAAGGCGCTCCGGCCGCCGCGCCGGAAGCCGGTGCTGCCGCCGCTGGTGCGCCTGCGGCCCCGGCTGCGGCCCCCGCAGCCCAGTAATCGGGCTCCGATCCTGACATCAAGGGCCGCGAAGTTCGCTTCGCGGCCCTTCTTGTTTTTCGCCGCAGATCCTGCCCTTCCGCTGAAGGCGGCTCTATGAGCCGGAGTGGGTAAGGCGACGTCAGCCGTAAAGACCCCCGCAGTCACTGCGTGAAAGCCCCCACGGGGGAAGCGTCAAACGTCTCAGGGTCGCCGGTAGCCGAGCGGCGCTCCGACCCCTGCGGCCTCGATACGGGCCACGGCCTCGGTCAGGGGCTCGATCGCCACGGCCATGTGGTGGGCATTGGCATGCAGGATGGTGTCCGGATCCAGCAGGATGGCGACGTGCCCCTTCCAGAACACCAGATCCCCGCGCCGACGCTCTGAGGCCTCGACCGGGCGGAAAAAGTCCCTCTGCAGATCGGTATCGCGCGGACAGGCCCGGTTACAGGCCGCCAGGGCCTGCTGGACCAGGGCAGAGCAGTCCAGCCCGAGCGATTCGCGCCCGCCCCATTGGTAGGGCGCGCCAAGGAACCTCTGGGCCACGGCGACATAGTCGTCTTCACCCCGGCCGACGGGCGTCAGATGGTCGGCGATGAACCAGCCCGAGCGCGCCGCCCGGGCAAACCGCCCCTCACAGGCCTCAACCGTCACCAGGGCCCCCAGGCTGTAGAGCCCGACAATGGCCGACTTGATGTCCGGAGCACTGAAAGCATAGGTGCGCAGCGCCGAGACGGCATGGCTGGCGGTCAGGACCGGGGCCGAAAGGGCGTCACTGGGCACATAGCCGACATAGCCGTCGCGCCCCGCCTGGCCGAAGGCGAAGCCGTCGACCTCGAACAGCACGTCGAAGCGCTCACCGAAGGCCAGTTGGTCTTCCTGCTCGGCGTCGGGGGCCGGGGCCTTGCGGATCGAGGCAATGGGCGCACTGGCCTGCATGGACTGGGTCGCTGCAAAGCGCTCGGCCGCGACCCGGCCCTCCAGCCGGATGTCGGCCAGGCCGTCGCGGATCAAGGTCAGGCGGCGATCCGGCGCGCTCATGCGGCAAACCTCGTCTTGAGCATGGCGAACAGGGCCCGGATCGCCTGGGCCTCACCGCCGACCGGATAGCCGGGCCGCCCCTTGGGGTTCCAGGCATAGAGGTCGAAATGGGCCCAGGGTCCGATGCCGTCGCCGGCGGGCGCGAAGCGCTGCAGGAACAGGGCGGCGGTCGTGGCCCCGGCCTGGGCCCAGGGGGCGGAATCGTTCTGGAGATCGGCGATGTCGCTGTCGATGGCCTCCCCATAGGCCTCGGTCAGGGGCATGCGCCACAGCGGATCAAAGGTCGCCTGCGACGCGCGCGCGATCTGATCGGCCAGGGCGTCATCCGCCGTCCAGAACGGGATCACAAACGGCCCCAGGGCCACGCGGGCCGCGCCGGTCAGGGTGGCGAGGTCCAGGGTCAGGGCCGGCTTGAGCTCGGCGGCGCGGGCCAGGGCATCGGCCAGGATCAGGCGGCCCTCGGCGTCGGTATTGCCCACCTCGACGGTCAGGCCGGCGCGGGTCTGCAGGATGTCACCCGGCCGCATGGCGTCGCCGCTGATGGCATTCTCGACCACCGGAGTCAGAACCACCAGCCGAACCGGCAGCTTTGCCGCCATCACAATCTTGGCCAGGGCCAGGGCATGGGCGGCGCCGCCCATGTCCTTCTTCATCAGCCGCATGCCCGAGGCTGGCTTGATGTCCAGGCCACCGGTGTCGAACACTACCCCCTTGCCGACCAGGGCGACCAGGGGATGTGAAGGCTCGCCCCAGCTCAGTTCCAGGATCCGGGGCGCGCGATGCGGGACTGCGGCGCGGCCGACGGCGTGGACGGCCG of the Caulobacter henricii genome contains:
- a CDS encoding c-type cytochrome; the protein is MSDLTFNKIAGGVLLTGLVIFGLREASTIVFQKHEVEKAGYEIAVEETTGGGGAAAVEVAPDWGTALLLPANIAAGQAVAAKCAACHKMDPSNPNSIGPGLYAILGHKPGSHAGFAYSSAMKEFGAKNPVWDYDHMYEFLKAPGKYISGTNMTFVGLKKPEDRVAIIAYLHSLGSTLPVPAPKPAEAAAPAAAEGAPAAAPEAGAAAAGAPAAPAAAPAAQ
- a CDS encoding MAPEG family protein, whose amino-acid sequence is MNTMIAPVMALVAWSLVIWLWMYIRRIPAMAKAGVKPQDAAFPGSLDVLPAGPRQAADNYNHLMEQPTIFYAAALAIAVAGHGDDLAMKLAWAYVGLRVLHSLVQVTVNVVNLRFLLFATSTITLAVMVVRELMKIWG
- a CDS encoding 3-deoxy-manno-octulosonate cytidylyltransferase; this translates as MNPIVLIPARMAATRLPDKPLADIGGLPMIVRVLNQALKANIGPVAVAAGDREIVEAVHAAGGRAVLTDPQLPSGSDRILAALAELDPHFEHDVVINLQGDMPFVDPSVLSACAGLLQDFGDCDIATVVAAEASPSDRTNPDVVKAVLAMEDDGTSGRALYFTRSTLYGDGPIWRHIGIYGYRREALEAFNAAAPSALEQREKLEQLRAMELGMTIRAAVAPEAPISVDNPSDLEAAREQARKTA
- a CDS encoding L-aspartate oxidase → MTDRLIFDGPVILGAGLAGLTAALAAGRALVLSPTPLATGCSSAWAQGGMAAALSEDDTPALHAADTEAAGAGLCDPEAVALLTTEGPGAVRALAALGAPFDTRDGDFTLSLEAAHSKARVARVGGDGAGAAIMAAVIAAVRAAPAIEIRERARARRLLQDASGRVIGVLADIDGRLVEILAPSVILATGGIGGLYAVTTTPAEVRGEGLGLAALAGAVIADPEFVQFHPTAIDIGRDPAPLATEALRGEGAILRNSDARAFMEDYHPARELAPRDVVARAIHAEREAGRGAFLDATVVVGGHFPQAFPAVFEACMSGGVDPRRAMIPVVPAVHYHMGGVATDLDGQTSLAGLYAAGECAATGVHGANRLASNSLLEAAVFGARAGRAAAAVKAKGGPPVLLEPLPDLPDAALQALRKAMSRDAGVIREAEGLTRLLAEIDGLEAAHGLCPTLIAARLIVDAALAREESRGGHFRADFPETGEAVRTFVTLQTESAAVRYAAE
- the nadC gene encoding carboxylating nicotinate-nucleotide diphosphorylase, yielding MTLSPLPDLLIRPIIDLALTEDLGRAGDITGEACIDPGARLSVAWVSRQDGRVSGLSCARLALAAMDPTARFEIVTADGSDCAPGTVLARAEGKARAVLIAERTGLNLLGRLSGIATLTRAYVRAVEGTGATIVDTRKTTPGLRALEKYAVRCGGGTNHRFGLDDAILIKDNHVAACGGVGEAVRRARAFAGHLVKVEVEVDGLDQLEDALKHSPDVVMLDNFSLDDLRTAVALAKGRAVLEASGGVNLTTVRAIAETGVDVISVGALTHSAPVLDIGLDAV
- a CDS encoding prephenate dehydratase — protein: MSILKKIAFQGEPGANSHEACRTYFPDYEAYPCATFQEAFEAIKSGVCALGMIPIENSIAGRVADVHHLLPASGLKIIGERFKPIRFQLMANAGVKLEDIKVVASMPIALAQCRNSLRKLGVTTESAGDTAGAAKALALRPDPTRGAVAPALAAEIYGLDILASDIEDERHNTTRFLVMTAETSPEPPAFTHRCVTSFVFKVRNLPAALYKAMGGFATNGVNMTKLESYMEGGAFTATIFYAEVDGRPEDRSLALAFDELRFFSETFEILGVYPADPFRDRA
- a CDS encoding C40 family peptidase; this encodes MSAPDRRLTLIRDGLADIRLEGRVAAERFAATQSMQASAPIASIRKAPAPDAEQEDQLAFGERFDVLFEVDGFAFGQAGRDGYVGYVPSDALSAPVLTASHAVSALRTYAFSAPDIKSAIVGLYSLGALVTVEACEGRFARAARSGWFIADHLTPVGRGEDDYVAVAQRFLGAPYQWGGRESLGLDCSALVQQALAACNRACPRDTDLQRDFFRPVEASERRRGDLVFWKGHVAILLDPDTILHANAHHMAVAIEPLTEAVARIEAAGVGAPLGYRRP